The following DNA comes from Pseudanabaena yagii GIHE-NHR1.
TCGACTGGCTCAGTGCATCGCCTAGCCCCTCTCCCGCAGGAGAGGGGGAACAAGAAAAATATCTTACTCCCCTTCTCCTGCGGGAGAAGGGGTTGGGGGATGAGGGGGTGAGTCAAGTATATTAACGCCGTCATTTATGCCTTTGCTACTCCTGAAACTTTGGTAATTAACTGTAGGGACTATGCAACTACTTGGCAATTTGATGAAGATCAATACAAATTACATAAAGCGATCGCACATCTTAAGTCTTCTATCCATACGATTTTGATTGAGAAGGCAGGCTTTGTATCCTCTTTCTACTAAGAATCTAGCTAAAGCATTGCCATAAGTGCTAGTGGCTTCCATACAACTATGCAAGTTTGTGACATTTTGAAGGTTTAGCCATTCTTGCAATTCAGCAAATCCTTCAGGATTGTTGGCAAATACTTTGTTTTTAATCTTGGCGTTACCTTGGATGAGGGCAACATCAAATTTTGCTTTGCTGATATCTATTCCTAAAACATCACATACTTCATTGCTATTGTTCATCGTGTTTTCTTTGCTTCTTGCTAGAGTTTCTAGTACAGCAATTAGTGGAGTTTAACTATCCTTGTGAATGCAGGTATACCCATCGGATGACCTCTGATACTGCCCAGTCTTTATCTATTTCCACTGTTTAAGCAGAGACGACTCTATCTACAATAAGGGCTTGGTGTCCCTAGGGGCTGTTCGAGTTTATCTCTGCTTTTGCTTTTTCGGATTGTAGTAAAGATTTTATCTTTTACTTTTCTTCCTAGATACAAGGGGGGGCTTGGTTCGATTGAAAATTAATGGATAATTCTATACAGCACCATTATCTTTTTCAAAGAGAACCATCACTGTTTTCCAGATTAGCCAGAGATCATATCTGAGACTCCAGTTTTGCTTGTAGTATAGGTCAAACTCCATCACCTCTTCAAAACTTCTAACCGTAGATCTGCCACTTACTTGCCATACACCACTTAACCCTGGTCTAACATCAAGGCGGCTCCATTCAGTCATTTTGGAATCTGTATATTCATTTTCTATCTCATATAGTCCCACTTCCGCAAAAGTTGGTGGTCTTGTTCCAATCAAGCTCATATCCCCGATAAAAATGTTCCAAAACTGTGGAAATTCATCTAGGCTTGTTTTACGCAGAATTCTTCCTGTTTTAGTAATTCTAGGATCTTTCTTGTTTTTGAAAAATTTAGCATTGTCTGCACTTTGAGTATTGCCATCAGTGAGATCTGCGATTTCATTGGTAACTTTCTGCTTGAGAATTTCGGCGTTCTTGACCATAGAGCGAAACTTCCAGATTGCAAAAGGCTTGCTCATTAGCCCTGCCCGTTTTTGTTTAAATAGAACTGGCCCTGCACTTTCGATTTTGATGGCGATCGCTAATGGGATAAACAGGAGCGCAGTGAATGCTAAGCCAATGATAGAGCCAATAATATCGATAAGCCTCTTGGGAAAACTGCGTACAGACGGATGGACTGGCACTCTAGGATCTAATTCGATCGCAGGATAGAGAAAATACATGAGATAGGCGATCACACATAGGACGGGAATCTTAATCAGCGATTGATAGAGACGATATAACGTCATCGCGAGGCGACTCGTTTGCTTTTGCGATCGCGCACTTTTCTTACTAGGAGCACGATTAGTCCGCGAAGCAGGTTCAACAGGGAAAACATGAGCCAGATTTGTCATTTCTAAAATGGATTGCACCTGTGGATTAACACTCCAAAGCACAAGTTCGGTAGTTTCAGACTTACCTGACTGAATATCTGTCTGACGGATTACTTTCAGACAAGAGACTAAAGCTCCTATACCTGAGCTATCCATAAATTCAGTTTTAGACATGTCTATAATAATCTTGCGGAAATTCTCTTCCTCTTGACATAGTTGTCGAAAATCTTCCTTTAGCTTACGAGCCTCAGGGTTAAGCAGTTGTTTGGGAGTACTGATTAGGACTGTATCTTGGAAATTAGTCACTTGAACATCATGTAATCCAACCCTTAGTGATTGCTGATCATGACCTGTGGGGATATAAACTGTCTCAGGATAAAGTTTGGCAATTTCTTCGGCGCGGACTATTAGGAGATCCAGAGCCTTTAATGAGCGCAATAACCTTGCTGAAAGACTTAAATCTCGAATGCGTGTTTTGGATTCTACAAAGATGACTTGGCTCTTGTTGAGATACTTTGCAGCAACGAGAAATGGTACAGCTACACCTGCACCAGTTGAAATGACGATATGTGGGCGTTCCTTAAAAATCACCCGAATTGCTAACAGTAGATTTCTCACTAGGTTAGGGAGGTTACGGTTAGTAGGACTATATGCCCAAAATGCTTTCTCATCCTCTAACTCAGATACAGTTGTGCCTGTTTTAAATGTAATCCAACTTCTATGCTTAAACTGCTTCCAATATTGATGTAACCCTTGCATTCCTTTGAAATGACCACCTGATGAGCAAACCAGCATGATTTTAGTTTGATCAGAACTAGGGTAGCGATCGCTTAAATAATTGCATAAGGGAGTATCTTCACCAAAATTCGCAGAATAGCGATTTACAGTGATTAACTTAAGAAACTTAACCAGATCGGCAGGCGATCGCGCAATTAGGATGCCTTGATTTTCTAAATCATCAGCCATTTCTAATTGATGATCGTCAACATGCTCATGAAACTTGACCGTGCGGGGCACTAAGATATAGGGCTTATCAAAGTCTTCTAATAATAATGCTGTTCCTTCTCCACAGTGGGCAATGACTGCACTTGCTTGTTTAACTGTTTTTTTAAACTGAACTTCAGGAATGACTCTACTAATTTTAACGTCGTCAGGTAAACGTGTTGAAGAACCATATTGAATAATTACTTCTTCTGTAATCATTCCTTCTTTCATTAACAAGCCAACCCAATCCAATAATGCATTGAATGGATACTGCTCAGTCCCAACTGTTACTAATATCATAGTTCCGCTTTCCCTCTTGTTTAATAATGTAGAACAGGATTGACATAGTGACTAGATTTGGTACAGATTGCTCGCGCATCACAGCCAATTAAAACCTAGTAAATTCGTTAGACTTGTATAAGCCCTATTGGAAAGAAACTAAGTAAAATATTGCTTAATTTCTTTCTACCCCCCCTATATCTAGAAATAATCATAACTAATCACCTACACCCAATACCTCAGCAAAAAGTATTACGATAAGCTCAAAAGAACCAGCGATCGCATTAAATATGCACAAATATCTCAACACAAGCCCAGTAATTGACTGGAAACATCCCCAAATTTTGGATCTTGCCTATGATCTTGCTTCAGGCATAACATCACATGAAGCGATCTCAAAGGTTTGTTTTGAGTGGGTACGTGATGAAATTTGTCATAGTGTTGACTACCAAATGAATCCTGTGACTTGGCGAGCCTCCGATGTCTTACATTACAAAACAGGATATTGCTATGCAAAAAGCCATTTATTAGCAGCTTTACTTCGCGCAAATGGAATTCCCGCAGGTTTTTGCTATCAGCGTTTAAGCATTGATGATACTGGTGCACCCTACAGTCTGCATGGATTTAATGCGGTTTATTTACCTGAATTTGGTTGGTATCGCATGGATGCAAGGGGAAATAGAACGGGAGTTGATGCTCAATTCACTCCACCACAAGAAAGGTTAGCTTTCCAGATTCAGTTCCCTGAAGAGATGGATTCATCGAACATACTGCCAGAGCCACTGAAAATTGTAATTGAAGCTTTACAGTCTCACACCAGATGGGATCAAATGTTGCGGAATCTCCCCGATGTTTCCTTAGAGCAAGCTAGGATAATCTTGTAATTTTTGAGATCGTTGACATAGTCAATTGCACAACTTTATCTTAACTTTAATTACTTAGCCAATAGGTGATATTATGCCCCTCCCTTTTGCCACAACCCGACGACGTTTACTTTTTTTGGGTGCAAGCATTGCTTCCACTTTTGGTACAGCGATCGCTGCTTTTGGGCAGCAACCCACTAGCGCTCCTAAGCCACCAGCACCCCAGTCACCAAAACCTAGAACCGATGGATTTGTACCTGTTGTTGGTCCCGCCAATATCTTAGAAAAAAATGGTAAAGTTTTGACCGATAAGGTTCTCATTATCCGTAATAGTGCCGACAAAAAGCTGGTTGCAGTTAGTCCTCTATGTCCTCATCGCAATTGCGTAGTTGACTGGAAACAAGACACACAGAAATTTGTCTGTCCTTGTCATGCGTCGGAATTTGGCTTTGATGGCAAAGTTCTCAAAGGTCCCTCGGAAAAAGGTTTAATTGCCTTTGATGTGAAGATTGAAGAAAATCGCTTTTTCGTCAAACCTCGTGCCATAGACAAATCTAGCAAGACTATCTCAGGATAAGTCTATAGATGCACTGACAAAATAAATTTGCGATAGAAAGTTAAAGATGATAGGGCGATCGCTTGCTTGTAATGCGATCGCCCTATCTTGTAATGATAAGAATAATGTTGCACAACTCCAACAATCTCATGATTGATTTGTCGACATTTTTCGCTGCTTAGCCATGATTGATATTCCCCTTGTTTACAAGCTTCTAAAAGAACAACATCCAGATCTTGCCGACTTTCCAATTCACTTTAATGACACTAGATACCAAACAAGCTTGAGATTTACTTAGAATAAGCCCATTGATGCTGAGGCAAAATGGTTGCATGGCGACTATTCCAATTTTTTTATAACCTGCGCGATCGCCTCTAACACTTCATCACACCAGCTAACCCAGTCTTCTTGATAGCGGATTGCACGCCGAATGATTAGATGCATATATAGATCCTTTAGCTCTAGGGATTCTAAATTTTTGGCAAAATGCTCATCCATCTTTCTGACATGGAGTGCCATGTTTGCATGGAGTTGTCGCCGCCTTTCGATTTCGCGCACAGTCACTTGATGGGGAACTAAATGCGCCGCCAAACCCATTACACCTAAATCTTCACGCATTGCAGTTGGCTCAGTGGGTTGAACTAGCCAATCCGTAAGTTCTTTTAGCCCTTGATCGGTAATGGAATAAATTTTTTTGTCTAGCCTGCCTGCCTGTGGAATTGCCTCATAGGTAACACTACCCTGCTTCTCTAGCTTGGCAAGTTCGGCATAAATTTGCTGCTGGCTTGCTTTCCAAAAACAACTCCCAAAACCTTCAGCAAATTCTTTGGCGACTTCATAGCCACTGAGGGACTGCCGAGAGAGGAAAGCAAGGATGGTATGTTTGAGCGCCATTTTTCGATCGCAAACTACTTGACGAATTTTATGGGTTAAGTATACATTGTTTTTTGTATTCAAAAATTTGAATACAAAAAACGGAGTTAAAAATGCTGAGTATTAATTCTCGTAGCCGATCCCGTATTAGCAACTTATCTAGGCGATACGGCTCTTGGGCGATTGTGACGGGTGCTTCTTCAGGTATTGGGCGCGAAATGGCACTAAGGCTTGCTGAGGCAGGGCTAAATCTGGTTCTAGTTGCGCGTAGTCAAAATGTATTGCTACAGATGGCGATTGATTTGGGCGATCGCTATGCAATTGCCACAAAAGTTCTCGCTGTTGATTTGACTCTGAAGACAGGAACCAAAATAATTTTGGAAGAAACGCAAAATCTGGATATTGGGTTGCTCGTAGCGGCAGCAGGATTTGGGACTTCGGGTGCATTTCTTGATTGTCCAATAGAAACAGAAATTGAAATGTTGAATGTCAATTGCCGATCGCTATTAGAACTAACTTGGCATTTTGGGCAAAGGTTCGCTAAGCGTGGCAATGGTGGCATCGTGCTGATGAGTTCGATTGTCGGCTTTCAAGGAACCCCCTTTGCGGCACACTATGCTGCAACTAAAGCTTATGTTCAGACCCTAGCCGAAGCCCTATATGTCGAACTTGCTCCGATGGGAATTGATGTCATTGCTTCTGCTCCCGGTCCTACCAATAGCGGTTTTGCTGACCGTGCAGGCATGAAATTGGGAATGGCATTAAATCCTGTAGATGTGGCTCAGGCAACTCTAGATGCTCTAGGGAAAAAGCCCACAATCTTACCTGGATTCATCTCGAAACTGTTGACCTATTCCCTTGCATTTTTGCCACGTTGGGCGAGAGTGCAGATTATGGGGGGCGTAATGCGCGATATGACTAGACATCAAAACGGTTAAAATCCCATGAGCATTAGATTTCCAATTCAATATTTACCACTAACGGCGATCGCGATCGCTTCTTTAAGTATTGGTGGTATCGCCTATATAAACCTCTCCCAAAAATCTATTCAACCTGTTATTTCCGAAACCACTCCTAAATTAGAAACAGTTTCAGCATTGGGAAGATTGGAACCTGATGGAGAAGTAATTAAGGTGTTTGCACCCATATCGGGCGAAAGTGCGCGAATTGAACGGCTCAACGTGCAGCACGGGCAACAACTTCGCAAAGGAGAGATTATCGCCTATCTCGATAACTATGCTCCGCGTGCAGCGGCTTTGCGGGAAGCACAGGAAAGAGTTGCTGTTGCCGAAGCGCAATTAAGGCAAGTAGAAGCAGGGGCAAAGTCGGGGCAAATTGTGGCGCAGCAAAGAGTCGTCGATCGCATTCAAGTAGAGTTACAAACGGAAACTGCTGCTCAAGAGGCAGCGATCGCCCGTTTAGAAGCCGAACTTCGCAATGCGGAGCTAGAGGATCGGCGGTATCAATATCTGCAAACAGAAGGCGCAGTCTCAAGTTCTCTGCGTGATAGCAAACAGTTAACTAGCGATACAGTGCGTCAACAGTTAAATGAAGCGAAGGCACAGTTATCGCGGATAGTGCGATCTCGTCAGTCGCAAATCGCTGAGTCCCGCGCCACCCTCGACCAGATCGCCGAAGTTCGTCCAGTAGATGTGGAATTAGCGCGATCGCAGGTCGCACAAGCAAAGGCAGGTGTAGCAAGGGCAAAAGCCGATCTTGATTTAGCTATAGTGCGATCCCCCCAAGATGGACAGGTTCTCAAAATCCATACCCGTGCTGGGGAATTAGTGGGAAATAATGGAATTATTAGTTTAGGTCAAACTCAACGTATGGTTGCCGTTGCTGAGGTTTATGAACTGGATATTAACCGAATCAAAATCGGTCAATCCGCCACTGTAATCAGCAAAAATAATGCCTTCTCCGAAACATTGCGCGGCAAAGTGAAGGAAGTTGGCTTAGAGATTAGTAAAAAAGATGTCTTAAATACCGATCCTGCGGCTCAGTTCGATGCAAGAGTCGTGGAAGTAAAAATACTGCTAGATGAACCTTCTAGTCGTTTGGTTGCAGGGCTAACCAATCTCAGTATTCAAGCAGCGATCGATGTTCGGGATTAGTAGCGATTGCGAGGAGATCCCTCAGCTTTCCTTGTAAAGCTACCTCGTACACACAAGTCATAAAACCCAGTCAAGTCAACAATTAATTGCCCCCTAGCCCCCAATTCTGGGGGAACAAGATAATAAAATTCTTTCAGAGTCCCCCAGAATTGGGGGATTTAGGGGGCTAGATCCATTGAAACGAAGACAAAGGGACTTGTGTGTAAACCTTAGCTTGTAAAGAGTGGAGAATTATATTCTTCCCCCTTTACAAGGCGGGTTGAGGGTGATCATTAGTATCTTAAGCCTTTGAAAATGATTTCCTAGCCTAGAGAGTTATGACCAAAATCATAGATAAACCTATAAATGTCACGGCAAAATCCAAAAAGAAGAAACCACTCTTTCTTTCTTGGTTGCAATTGCGGAAAGAGCGCGTGCGTCTACTAGTAGCGATCGCAGGAATTAGTTTTGCTGATGTGTTGATGTTTTTGCAAATGGGATTTCGGGGCGCATTATTTAGCAGTGCCGTAGAACTCCATCACAGCATCAATGGCGAAATCGTGATTTTAAGCAGTCGCTACCGATCGCTAATTTCCCTCGATCGCTTTACCGATCGCCGCCTTTACCAAGCCGCAGGCGTATCGGGTGTACAGTCCGTTAGTCCGATTTATCTCAACTTCATTCAATGGCGCAACCCTTACAACAAAGAGATCTGGGATATTTACGCTATTGGCATTAATCCCGAACATCAAGTTTTAAATATTAAAGGCGTTGTTGAGAATCGCCAAAAGCTGCGCGAACCCTATACAGTTCTCTTTAATTCTGGATCGCGGAATGAATTTGGGGCAATCGCAAAGAAATTTCAAGCAGGTGAATCCATCGTTACGGAAATTGATGAACGCCAATTCCAAGTGCGGGGACTATTTCAACTCAGCCCCACCTTTGGCATTAATGCCCATCTCGTCACCAGCGATATTAACTTTTTGCGAATGGTGCGATCGCGCCAAGGCGGACTAATTGATATCGGTGTAGTCAAGCTCAAGCCCGATGCCGATGTCAATAAAGTCTTAGCAGAATTGCGATCGCTCCTGCCTAACGATGTCAAAGTCATGACGAGACAAGATTTCGCCAAAGCTGAAGTAGCTTTTTGGAATGCGAGTACACCCGTGGGCTACACCTTCGATCTCGGTGTCGTAATTGCTTTTATCGTCGGAGCCGTAATTGTCTATCAAATTCTCTATAGCGATGTCACCGACCATTTGCCCGAATACGCCACTCTGAAGGCAATGGGATTTCGCGATCGCTATCTATTAATAGTCGTCTTCCAAGAATCGCTCATCCTCGCTGTCCTCGGCTTCATTCCCGCCACAGCCATGGCATGGGGCATTTACGAAATCACCCATATCGCCACGCTCTTACCAATGGCAATGGATGCAGGACGGATTACGTTTGTATTCGTACTAACCGCCATCATGTGTTCTATTTCCGCAGCAATTGCCGTGAGAAAGATTCAAACTGCCGATCCTGCGGATATTTTTTAATTAGCTTTTAAGCTTTTGGCTTTTAGCTTTAAAAAGTTAGAGAACTGTATTTTTCCCTTTTTCCTTTCTACTTTTTCCTTGAAATAAATGTCCTCGCAATTTGCTATTTCCGTAACGCAACTAAATCACTACTACGGTCAGAATGCTCTCCGTAAGCAGGTTTTGTTTGATATAAATCTGCAAATTGATCGCGGTGAGATTGTGATTATGACAGGACCTTCGGGTTCGGGGAAAACGACTTTGCTCTCGCTCATGGGTGGCTTGCGATCGCCGCAAGAGGGTAGCCTGAAGATTCTCGATCGGGAATTACTTAATTCTCTTCCCGAGCAAATGACGCTGATTCGTCGCAACATTGGCTATATTTTCCAAGCCCATAATCTCTTGAACTTTCTCACCGTTTATCAAAATGTGGAAATGGCGCTAGAACTCCATGATGTCACTGCTGAAGAAGCAGATCGACGGATTCGAGATGTCTTAAATGCTGTGGGTTTGTCTCACCGACTGGATTACTATCCTAGCGACCTGTCAGGAGGACAAAAACAACGAGTAGCGATCGCCCGTGCCTTGGTGGGACAACCGAAGATCATCCTTGCCGATGAACCAACGGCGGCTCTAGATAAAAAATCAGGGCGAGATGTGGTGGAGATTATGGAAAAATTAGCCAAACAGCAAGGCTGTACGATTCTCCTTGTGACCCATGACAATCGCATTCTTGATCTCGCCGATCGCATTATTTACATGGAAGATGGATGCTTGATGATATGAAATCTGGAAATTTTAGGACTTACGCAGTGGAGAAAAAGAGGTAAAAAAGAAGAAGAGTTAGACAAAGCCAAATGGCGAAGAAATTTAGCACCCTAGACTATTGCCAGTATCTGCTGAGTAGCCAGATAAACTATACAATCACGAACTTAGCTGAACATATAGAGGGATACAGTCACGACCAAATCAACCGATATATGAGAGGACAAAAATTGACTCCAAGGATAGTCTGGCAAATGAGGCGATCGCGAAAATGCGTTTTGAGTGGGTACGTGATGAAATTCGTCATAGTGTTGACTACCAAATGAATCCTGTGACTTGGCTAGCCTCCGATGTCTTACATTACAAAACAGGATATTCCCATGTGAAAAGCCATTTATTAGCAGTTCTACTTCGAGGAAATGGAATTCCCGCAGTTTTTTGCTATCAGCACTTAAGTATTGATGATACTAATGCACCCTACAGTCTGCATGGATTTAATGGGGTTTATTTGCCTGAGTTTGGTTGGTATCGCATGGATGCGAGAAATAAAGAGAGAGTTGATGCTCAATTCACCCCACCGCACGAAAAGTTAGCTTTTAAGATTCAATTTCTAGAAGAAGCTGATTTCTCAAGTATACTACCAGAGCTACTTACAGTTGTGATTGAGGCTTTGCAATCTCACATCACATGGGAATGGATGTTGCAAAATCTCCCTAATGTTTCCTTAGAGAATGCAACCAACTATGGTCTTAGTTCAAGTTCCTAATTCAGATAAACATGATTAAATACGTTATTTTCAATTGTGATGGAACCTTAGTTGATCGCATGATTAATTTGCCGTTATTTTTCGCTGCTTAGTCATGATCGATATTCCCGTTGTTTACAAGCTAATAAATCCCCCTGACTATAAGCTATATTGACTCCCCAATTTTATTAGTCCATTATAGATACGTGAGGCATTTTGGGGCATTTGTCCTATGTTCCTTTTTTGTTCAAAAAAATAGCATAAGTCTATTTTCTACTCAATTCTACTTTCTGTATATTCCCCAAATACTTTTCTTAAAAATTTTGCTAGCCGATCGTTTTTTTATCTGCATAAAGGTTTTTTCAAGGTTTTACTTCTCATGACTTCTCTGCCAAATCTCAATCTCCAAGCCTCAGAAAAAATCCAATCTCTAATTATTCGTAATCCCTTAACGATCGCGTTAGATACATCTGTGGGTAAGGCGATCGCGATGATGGCTGAACATAACTCTAGTTATATAATCGTCGTAGACGAGGCAAATCAATCTCAAGCGGTGGGTATTTTTACTGAGAGAGATGTGGTTAGCGTTGGCGCTCAGCGAGTAGATTTAGAGCTGTTAACAATGCAGTCAGTGATAAGCCATTCTGTAATTAGCATTCAAGAAGAATCCATCGCAACAATTACAAGTATCAATACAATCGTAGCCATCTTTCAAAAACATCAGATTCGGCATTTACCTGTGTTAGAAGGCGATCGCCTAGTTGGTTTGTTAATTCAAGACAGCTTGATCGAGTTATTAACTCAGCAGATTACACGATTAACTCTTATCGGAGAGCGGGCGCAATTGGCTCTCAAGGGTTCAAATGATGCCATTTGGGATTGGGATCTTGAGCGTAATACAAAATTTTTCTCCCCCCGATGGAAACAGATGCGCGGCTTTAGCGAGCAGGAAATTGGTAATTCGCCTGATGAGTGTATCAGACGCATTCATCCCGATGATTATCATCGTTTTATGAAATCTTTAGATGATCATGTAATTGGGGAAACGGAGTTTTTTGAGATTGAATATCGCAGCCAATGTAAAGATGGCAGTTATCTCTGGGTGCTAGATCGTGGACAAACTGTGAAAGATCAAACTGGTAAGGCAAGTCGTTTTATTGGCTTTGAAACAGATATCAGTGATCGCAAACGCGCAGAAGAGAAACTTCAAAAAAGCGAACAACGGTATCGCGCTATCATGGACAATGCCAGTGATGCAATTTGTCTAGCTGATCCCCAAGGCAACTTGATCGAAGCAAATCACAAAGCTGAAATACTCTTAGGATATACCCGTGAAGAATTAAGTAAACTCCATGTATCGCAGATCCATCCTCCCGATGCTTTACAAGCGGTACGCGAACACTTTCAAACTGTTGTCCAAGGTGTCGCAGCACCGATGCTAGAAAGTGTTGTATTGCGAAAAGATAGTAGCCTCGTTCCTGTGGAAGTTACTGGTAGTCGGATTGAGCTTGATGGAACATATATTGCTCAAGGCATTTTGAGAGATATCAGCAAACGCAAACGGATTGAAGCCGCCTTATTTGATAGTGAAAAACGATATCAGGCTTTGTTTAATCACAAATCCGATGCAGTATTTATCAATGGATTTACGGAAACAGGAAAGCCCAGCAATTTTATTGAAGTTAATCAAACTGCTTGTGAAAGCTTGGGATATAGCCGAGAGGAATTGCTAAGGATGGATCCCAGCGACATCATGCCGAAGGATTTTTTCTGTAAAAAAGATATTATCGAAACCCTTCATACCCAAAAATATGCCAGTCAAGAGGTTTTACATCAAACAAAGGATGGCAAAATTTTCCCCGTAGAGCTTAACTTGGTGGAACTTGAAGATTCTCAAGGTAAAACTTTGGTAATTACCTCTGCACGAAATATCAGCGATCGCAAAGAATACGAAAACAAACTAGAACTTACAAATGCAGAATTAATCCGAGCCACGCGCCTAAAAGATGAGTTTTTGGCAAATATGAGCCATGAACTCCGCACGCCCCTCAATGCAATTTTAGGACTTTCAGAAGGTTTGCAAGAAGAAATTTTTGGATCGATAAATGAACGTCAATCTCAAGCGATCGCTACTATTGAAAAGAGCGGTCAGCATTTGTTAGAACTCATAAGTGACATTCTCGATCTATCCAAAATAGAAGCGGGTAAACTAGAACTAGAAATTGCGAGGGTAAATATCTTGCAACTTTGTCAATCTAGCCTCAATTTTGTAAAAAACCAAGCTTTTAAAAAACAGATTCAACTCCGAGCCAATCTCTCTCAAGATATCGGCGAAATGGTACTAGATGAACGCCGCATCCGTCAAGTGTTAATCAATCTACTATCTAATGCCGTTAAATTCACTCCCACTGGTGGGAAGGTCACCCTAGATGTCCATTACGAACCGCTAGATAGTAACTTAGCTGAGCATATATCCTTAACCCTCAGTCCAATCCAGCCCCGACCGAATTCCGTATTAGAGTCCTGCCCTCTCGAAGACCGATTTTATCTCTGCATCTCTGTAACCGATACGGGCATTGGTATAGAGCCTCTCGATCAAGTAAAACTGTTTAAACCCTTTGTCCAGATTGATAGTAGTCTTAACCGTAAATACGAAGGTACTGGCTTGGGACTAGCCCTTGTCAAACAAATAGTGGAAATGCATGGAGGCGATATTAACCTTCGTAGTCAAGTTGGTGAAGGTAGTTGCTTTACTGTGCGACTGCCCTATGTCTGCATAGCTCCAGATTCCCATGCTACTCAATCACCAAAAGATGAAAACAGTCAAACCGATACTCTCTCCTTGCAACAATCAAATACTCAATCAAATTCTAATGAGAATTCTATACCAGTATTGCTAAGTACTACTTCACCTACGATTCTGATCGCTGAAGATAATGAAGCAAATACGCTGTCTGTTACCAGTTATCTTGAAGAGAAAGGCTATCACTGTGTGATTGCTCAAAATGGACAAGAAGCGATCACTTTTGCAAAAATCCATCAA
Coding sequences within:
- the devC gene encoding ABC transporter permease DevC encodes the protein MTKIIDKPINVTAKSKKKKPLFLSWLQLRKERVRLLVAIAGISFADVLMFLQMGFRGALFSSAVELHHSINGEIVILSSRYRSLISLDRFTDRRLYQAAGVSGVQSVSPIYLNFIQWRNPYNKEIWDIYAIGINPEHQVLNIKGVVENRQKLREPYTVLFNSGSRNEFGAIAKKFQAGESIVTEIDERQFQVRGLFQLSPTFGINAHLVTSDINFLRMVRSRQGGLIDIGVVKLKPDADVNKVLAELRSLLPNDVKVMTRQDFAKAEVAFWNASTPVGYTFDLGVVIAFIVGAVIVYQILYSDVTDHLPEYATLKAMGFRDRYLLIVVFQESLILAVLGFIPATAMAWGIYEITHIATLLPMAMDAGRITFVFVLTAIMCSISAAIAVRKIQTADPADIF
- a CDS encoding PAS domain S-box protein, encoding MTSLPNLNLQASEKIQSLIIRNPLTIALDTSVGKAIAMMAEHNSSYIIVVDEANQSQAVGIFTERDVVSVGAQRVDLELLTMQSVISHSVISIQEESIATITSINTIVAIFQKHQIRHLPVLEGDRLVGLLIQDSLIELLTQQITRLTLIGERAQLALKGSNDAIWDWDLERNTKFFSPRWKQMRGFSEQEIGNSPDECIRRIHPDDYHRFMKSLDDHVIGETEFFEIEYRSQCKDGSYLWVLDRGQTVKDQTGKASRFIGFETDISDRKRAEEKLQKSEQRYRAIMDNASDAICLADPQGNLIEANHKAEILLGYTREELSKLHVSQIHPPDALQAVREHFQTVVQGVAAPMLESVVLRKDSSLVPVEVTGSRIELDGTYIAQGILRDISKRKRIEAALFDSEKRYQALFNHKSDAVFINGFTETGKPSNFIEVNQTACESLGYSREELLRMDPSDIMPKDFFCKKDIIETLHTQKYASQEVLHQTKDGKIFPVELNLVELEDSQGKTLVITSARNISDRKEYENKLELTNAELIRATRLKDEFLANMSHELRTPLNAILGLSEGLQEEIFGSINERQSQAIATIEKSGQHLLELISDILDLSKIEAGKLELEIARVNILQLCQSSLNFVKNQAFKKQIQLRANLSQDIGEMVLDERRIRQVLINLLSNAVKFTPTGGKVTLDVHYEPLDSNLAEHISLTLSPIQPRPNSVLESCPLEDRFYLCISVTDTGIGIEPLDQVKLFKPFVQIDSSLNRKYEGTGLGLALVKQIVEMHGGDINLRSQVGEGSCFTVRLPYVCIAPDSHATQSPKDENSQTDTLSLQQSNTQSNSNENSIPVLLSTTSPTILIAEDNEANTLSVTSYLEEKGYHCVIAQNGQEAITFAKIHQPQLILMDIQMPEMDGITATKQIRNEPSLVDIPIIALTALAMSGDRERCLEAGANDYLTKPVHLQYLAKVIEDMLAKNEKSK
- a CDS encoding DevA family ABC transporter ATP-binding protein; this translates as MSSQFAISVTQLNHYYGQNALRKQVLFDINLQIDRGEIVIMTGPSGSGKTTLLSLMGGLRSPQEGSLKILDRELLNSLPEQMTLIRRNIGYIFQAHNLLNFLTVYQNVEMALELHDVTAEEADRRIRDVLNAVGLSHRLDYYPSDLSGGQKQRVAIARALVGQPKIILADEPTAALDKKSGRDVVEIMEKLAKQQGCTILLVTHDNRILDLADRIIYMEDGCLMI
- a CDS encoding transglutaminase-like domain-containing protein: MYERTKIDSKDSLANEAIAKMRFEWVRDEIRHSVDYQMNPVTWLASDVLHYKTGYSHVKSHLLAVLLRGNGIPAVFCYQHLSIDDTNAPYSLHGFNGVYLPEFGWYRMDARNKERVDAQFTPPHEKLAFKIQFLEEADFSSILPELLTVVIEALQSHITWEWMLQNLPNVSLENATNYGLSSSS